In Setaria viridis chromosome 5, Setaria_viridis_v4.0, whole genome shotgun sequence, the genomic stretch tctaagggcgacttgtgcCATGTCGACCATGTACCCAATTGATGTACCGAATAGTGATCGGCTCATCCATATGAATGCTTTTATTGCTTCATTCATTCTCAAGGCAATGCCTCCCACACCGGCTGTATGAACGTTTGTCAATAGTTAGCGGCCGTGAGAACCCAACACGCCATATCATTGGCTAAGCATCTACCCATATgctaggatagtatctttttaaaTACCTCCCATTTAGGGCCCTCGTAAATTCCTCTCCCTCAATGGTTTCCAATATGTATGCATTGCCCGACGCACATCGGCTAATCctgtacggcccttcccaagtaggtgacCATTTTCCATATTTGGAGTCTTTAGATCCTATCGGTAGGACCaactattgggatacgaggtaggctacgctagcgcaaatcaaaatttctaccgcgtataaccaggaagaactgctgtataaggatcacgggattaccactcgacgcactactggtgcggaagatgtagatatgcgtcggtgcagtgaagacgatcacgtagtcgtacgtagtcgaacaacgtagtcgtacgtagtcgatcacgtccagcggctcctcagcagctcgtccacgtgcacagcaagatcgcctccggtgccgcggctcgtcgtcggctcgtcgtggctcgtcggtggctcgtcgatggctcgtccaagtgctgcaggcgcaacacctccaaggtatccacatgtgcagggaggaagcgtcgcaagccggattgctagatccgcgagttgcaacaggcgagggcgtgggaggcgcggcaagtgtgttcagccaaaaggtgtgaaaccctagggcgcccccacccctctatttatagggcttcctgatgggcctctggatccgaggcccattagtactcctaaacctaatccaactcggatcagatccgaattgggcttccagccccttaagtgtgtgaccctatgggttcggatacgtatagacatggcccgagtactcttactcggcccaatagtcggtagcggcctctagcaagacgtgccaactcctatacgcatacgaagatcatatcagacgaaccatcacaacataatatacatgctattccctttgcctcacgatatttggtctagcttcaagccgaccgctctttctcgatcctgtgattcggaatccctttgtaggttaactcttaaccgtacgtagcatggccatgcattttcggatccaatcactcgaggggcccagagatatcactctcaatcagagaggggcaaatcccatctttattgaccatgtctcatagcatgcttcttgacaaacccgaaagctacctttataactaccctgttacggtgcagcgtttgatagcccctaagtaggtcaatccacatctagaatacatgcgacaatctcaggtctaaggacaaagcgtatatgttgtttaaagagagaactacttctcgtgttgggtcagtcctaacacatgtctccacatgtgtccacattattagttcaacatctccatgtccatgacttgtgaaacatagtcatcaactaatacatgtgctagtctaatattcatgtgtgtcctcacatgaacaccgactagggacaactttagaataaccatacaagtaaagagtttcacatacaattcacataattgcaaatcaattcaagtagcctttaatggatattcaatgaacacaatatacaaatcatggatacaaatggaatatcatcatctctatgattgcctctagggcatacctccaacagtctcccacttgcactagagtcaatctagaaggtacctaatacccatagctcttacatgcgcatcatgcttagcctgcgggagtggttttgtcaacggatcagaaatgttcagatccgtgtgtattttgcatatcttgatctcaccccggttaatgaagtctcgaatgagatgaaatcgccgcattacgtgtttgttcttctggtggttccttggctcctttgcttgcgcaattgccccattgttatcacagtagagattcaatgggctggacgcattcgggaacacaccaagctcaatgaggaaattcctaatccaaacaccttccttcgcggcttccgaagccgcgatgtactcggcttccgtcgtagaatcggccaccgtctcctgcttggaactcttccaactaacagcaccaccattcagtgtgaacacaaatcctgattgtgactttgaatcatctctgtcggtttggaaactagcatcggtgtaacctgttacaacgagctcctcctgacctccatagacgaggaacatatctttagtctttttcaagtacttaagaatgtttttcaccgctgtccagtgactctcacctggatcagattggtgtctgcttgtcatacttagcgcatatgaaacatctgggcgagtacttatcattgcatacatgatagatccaatagccgaggcatatggtactctactcatgcgatcccgctcatcagcagtcgaaggacactgagtcttgctgagatgtatgccatgtgacataggcaagaaccctttctttgcctcttccatgctgaaccgcttcaacactttgtcaatgtaagtatcttggcttaaacctataagccttctcgatctatctctatagatcttaatacccagaatatatgccgcttcccctaagtccttcatcgaaaaactatttttcagtgaagtctttacggactcaagcataggaatgttatttccaatcagcaatatgtcatccacatataagattagaaatactacagagctcccactaaccttcttgtaaacacaagactcttcttcgttcttggtgaagtcaaaccctttgaccacttcatcaaaacgaatgttccaactcctagatgcttgcttcaatccataaatggatctctgaagcttgcatacctttccagcattctttggatcgacaaaaccctcgggctgtatcatatacacgtcctcagctaggtttccattcaggaaagctgtcttgacatccatctgccatatctcataatcgaaatatgcagctatagctagaataatccgaatggacttaagcatcactacgggcgagaaggtctcgtcgtagtcaactctttgaacttgtcgaaaaccttttgcgacaagtcgtgctttatagatgtgaacatttccatccatgtcctttttcttcttatagatccacttgcactctatggctttaacaccatcaggcgggtcaaccaagttccaaacttgattgtctcccatggactctatttcggattgcatggcactctgccatttttcggagtctgggtccatcattgcttctgcatatgtcgcaggctcatcattgtccaacaataatatttcccgcatttcgcggagccttgccgaccttcgtggttgtggcggtgcttctcttgccatgggtatctcaacttgttctgctacgttagcatcactcattgattcttgcccgattggctcatcttgaacttcttcaagatgcactgtctttccactcttttctcctttgagaaactctttctctaggaaaaccccgttccgagcgacaaacactttgccttctgatcggttgtagaaataatatcccaaagtttcctttggatatcccacgaaaatgcacttatccgacttgggtgtgatcttgtccgactgaagtcgcttgacaaacacttcacatccccaaatctttagaaaagacagactaggaacctttccagtccatatctcatatggtgtcttaactacggatttagatggtaccctatttagtgtgaaagctgctgtttctagagcgtatccccaaaatgacaacggtaggtccgactggctcatcattgatcgaaccatgtctaacaaagttcgattacgtcgctcggacacaccgtttctctgaggtgttccaggcggcgtaagttgtggaacaattccgcaactctttagatgattgctaaactcgtggcttaaatactcgcctccacgatcagatcgtaaggccttaattttcttgccacgctgattttcaacttcattctgaaattctttgaacttttcaaaggtttcggacttgtgcctcattaagtagacatagccatatctactaaaatcatcagtaaaagttatgaagtattggaatcctcctctagccgtcgtgctcattggtccgcatacatcactatgtacgagttccaacaagtctactgctctctcaggaaatcctgtgaaaggcgtcttggtcatcttgcctagcaagcaagcctcacatgtctcgtatgattcaaaatcaaacgaagttagaagtccatcagaatggagcttcttcatgcgcttttcacttatatgacccaaacgacaatgccacaagtaggtaggactcaaatcattaggccgaggccttttagcacttatattacagacaggtgaaccatcaagatttaaaacaaataatccattcacaatgggtgcaaaagccataaacatattattcttagagatcacacaaccattgttttcactcgcaaatgaataaccatccctcatcaaacatgaaggagacaaaatgtttcgacttaaactaggaacaaaataacaattattcaactccataataaatcctgacgggaggtggagttgcatcgtcccgacggtcaaagcagcaactcttgcattattgcccacgcggaaatcaacttctcctctttccacgcttctacttcttatcattccctgcatcgaattgcaaatatgagcaaccgatccggtatcaaatacccaagaattaataactgtatcagcgagaaatatgttgtctataacattaacaacaagcgtacctgaggtagaagtactcttacttccgtcgttcttcaacgaagctaggtactgcttgcagtttctcttccagtgaccaagttcatgacagtaaaagcactctttatctggagcaggtccagctttagccttgggcgctgggtttggcttggacactccagccttacccttcttcttccaagaattgcccttcttcttgaaggtaggcttgttctgtacagccatcacatggctggtactagcgcttttcttaatgtctacctctgctgtcttgagcataccacacagctcattcagacccttctccgtcccatgcatatggtagttcgagatgaagttcccatagctaggcggaagagatgagagaatgaagtcagtggccaactctttgcccattgggaagcccagcttctccaatcgctgagtgtaaccaaccatcttgattacatgtggtcctactgctgcgccttctgctaacttgcactccagaaaggctttggacacattgaacctttcggtcctagcctgtgtctggaacatgtccttgagcgccacgatcatatcgtaagcctcatgatttgtttcgaactgcatctgcagctcgggttccatgcaagcaagcataaggcagcttacctcaagattagcatcaaatgccttcttgtaagcagccttaacggcagcagatgcatcatcagcaggtactggtggtagtggggtgtctagaacatcttcctttttctcagccctgagaacaattctcaggttacggatccaatccgagtagtttgttccattcaacttgtccttctcaaggaccgaacgcaaagcaaacaatgcggtggtgttgctaggtgccatttaatctacaacaaaagtaatgcaaaatacactaagacaaatgtatccatgatagagcaaattacattaaactattttaacagaatctactcccactaaaatcaatatccctctattgaaacttagtgattcaggattcacaactaacaagtctactagtgagctttagcatcaccgctagcaaacgaggtagatcggtaagcaacttttgctaatcatatcacatatgactcctgttgttgggtgacatctctatgtctcggcgcccaacctttatgccccaaggtccttaaccgttaagataaccttgttaagcaaaccaacccttatgcgtgtaagtgtccgacacaaacccgtctagtcaaggaaaactagtggcaccctaatttcatagactcACCACtgattgtacaagacatgggacggcgcaagttttagttgggagggcatactaacttaaactttgtgagggatcgttctacttctaacatcacagcatgcagaaagtaaaacataaaatagaatagcattcacacagttgtgacacagtatggcccgtttttcttatggtgatctccatctccatagaacctgttcaccatggtgatctccatctccatgttccatgtgcgccatcctcctggtgatgagtcctccaagaactagagcatgctattacgcctaatagctagtaaagaatctagtaatgaagattacatagttgcttggatcatcacagattggtacgcagaccattaaatacaataaagtgacaacacatatggctcctgccgtgttgccgtacgcgcgacacgcaggtcacgaattagttacacacatgcatcacatacacaagggggccatactgatcacaagatacatcctgcaaaagagagttaggcgtcctaacgttccaaacttcggaggcccgaaactccatcttccaagccgaatttggcaaatctaattttcgtagatcaattttcgtatagaaatcgcctcgatccgagatcgtaccgaaaagttacggctgatttaccgaagcatgcgcatacggcaaaatcccgaccccggcagtagatcccatctaccattgcacatctaatgcgcctggcgtatgaccctggatctcgattcgaccaatcatattgatcttccctcactgcaactggatttacgtgtatcacttaactccgatggcggaaaccgaccggtaggagtatgtcgttacactaccattgcagcaagggcacgaaatcaggacatagatcaaacagaaaactcgcatatctccatatgcacacatcccgaatccaaaactaagcagctaaggctctgataccactgttgggatacgaggtaggctacgctagcgcaaatcaaaatttctaccgcgtataaccaggaagaactgctgtataaggatcacgggattaccactcgacgcactactggtgcggaagatgtagatatgcgtcggtgcagtgaagacgatcacgtagtcgtacgtagtcgaacaacgtagtcgtacgtagtcgatcacgtccagcggctcctcagcagctcgtccacgtgcacagcaagatcgcctccggtgccgcggctcgtcgtcggctcgtcgtggctcgtcggtggctcgtcgatggctcgtccaagtgctgcaggcgcaacacctccaaggtatccacacgtgcagggaggaagcgtcgcaagccggattgctagatccgcgagttgcaacaggcgagggcgtgggaggcgcggcaagtgtgttcagccaaaaggtgtgaaaccctagggcgcccccacccctctatttataggggttcctgatgggcctctggatccgaggcccattagtactcctaaacctaatccaactcggatcagatccaaattgggcttccagccccttaagtgtgtgaccctatgggttcggatacgtatagacatggcccgagtactcttactcggcccaatagtcggtagcggcctctagcaagacgtgccaactcctatacgcatacgaagatcatatcagacgaaccatcacaacataatatacatgctattccctttgcctcacgatatttggtctagcttcaagccgaccgctctttctcgatcctgtgattcggaatccctttgtaggttaactcttaaccgtacgtagcatggccatgcattttcggatccaatcactcgaggggcccagagatatcactctcaatcagagaggggcaaatcccatcttgattgaccatgtctcatagcatgcttcttgacaaacccgaaagctacctttataactaccctgttacggtgcagcgtttgatagcccctaagtaggtcaatccacatctagaatacatgcgacaatctcaggtctaaggacaaagcgtatatgttgtttaaagagagaactacttctcgtgttgggtcagtcctaacacatgtctccacatgtgtccacattattagttcaacatctccatgtccatgacttgtgaaacatagtcatcaactaatacatgtgctagtctaatattcatgtgtgtcctcacatgaacaccgactagggacaactttagaataaccatacaagtaaagagtttcacatacaattcacataattgcaaatcaattcaagtagcctttaatggatattcaatgaacacaatatacaaatcatggatacaaatggaatatcatcatctctatgattgcctctagggcatacctccaacaccaacTTCCAGACCAAGTCTCCTTGGGTacactgcttgactttgaccttcttgtcataccatctggcaactcttttgttattttcctcaatactgatcaaggccctcaatcgcTGACTTGCCAAATCCTCCAACTCTCCTTTCATGAGAATACAGTAGTCATCAACcgtcaactgatcctgaagtcACGTGCGCCTAGACCCAGTTttcaactcccaaggcaataccGCTTCGTGTCCATATACCAACTGGTAAGGAGATACTTTGGTGGcaccatggcaagccatcctgtaggcccacaAGGACTCGTTTAACGTTGTATGCCACTACCTTGGTTGT encodes the following:
- the LOC140222958 gene encoding uncharacterized protein — its product is MAPSNTTALFALRSVLEKDKLNGTNYSDWIRNLRIVLRAEKKEDVLDTPLPPVPADDASAAVKAAYKKAFDANLEVSCLMLACMEPELQMQFETNHEAYDMIVALKDMFQTQARTERFNVSKAFLECKLAEGAAVGPHVIKMVGYTQRLEKLGFPMGKELATDFILSSLPPSYGNFISNYHMHGTEKGLNELCGMLKTAEVDIKKSASTSHVMAVQNKPTFKKKGNSWKKKGKAGVSKPNPAPKAKAGPAPDKECFYCHELGHWKRNCKQYLASLKNDGSKSTSTSGNDKK